A genomic stretch from Caulobacter sp. FWC2 includes:
- a CDS encoding RNA-directed DNA polymerase, whose protein sequence is MTISLGTISFDEAILLRQLRQDMRDDWFPDALGYEDLMRSGDPRSRIEQNFTANHGRYVPTSRDVFNIPKPNFTVRYGLETSICDRVVYHALASSISVHIDPLIPPVIYSHRRDPHRRDERYFFRRSIAAWQDFVGSVRADLQPGEQLLSTDLTNYFDNIDLVKLRDLLSDLITQANCSPAEKAQLRSEVTLLFQLLQDWTFEIGRGLPQNRDASSFLANVYMLPIDLAMRGKGYRYFRYMDDIKIICPDVYAARRALKDLIVELRDRGLAVNSKKTTICAVENVEAVNDCLDAGSPDISHLDALWATRSRQVVARSFPLLRQLTERALREGDGERIDTREFRYCMNRMVMLATCSEFAVPSAYFEPVTRLVIERLADHPAATDQFVRYLRAVPLGQAEQDGVAHYLLDDHRSLYGWQNYRLWKLMGQRGFARPDLIARARTVIAEKDDGASRAGATLYLGCLGADEDREHVAARFGSLRSFLGQRAALVALQGVPFAPAIRDHVAPHVRADLHGVYRALNRRERIYFSPLESTSISQIIDAERDYA, encoded by the coding sequence TTGACGATCAGCTTAGGAACCATTTCGTTCGACGAGGCGATCCTGCTGCGGCAACTCCGGCAGGACATGCGCGACGACTGGTTCCCGGACGCCTTGGGCTATGAAGACCTGATGCGATCTGGCGATCCGCGCAGTCGCATAGAGCAGAACTTCACCGCCAATCATGGCCGCTACGTCCCCACGTCACGCGACGTGTTCAACATCCCCAAACCAAACTTCACGGTTCGCTACGGCCTAGAAACGAGCATCTGCGACCGGGTTGTCTATCATGCGTTGGCGTCGTCGATTTCGGTCCATATCGACCCACTGATCCCGCCAGTCATTTATAGCCACCGACGCGACCCTCATCGACGAGATGAGCGTTACTTCTTCCGGAGAAGCATCGCGGCTTGGCAGGACTTTGTCGGCTCGGTCCGCGCAGACTTGCAGCCCGGGGAGCAGCTCCTATCGACAGACCTGACCAACTATTTCGATAACATCGATTTGGTGAAGCTCCGCGACCTGCTTTCAGATCTCATTACACAGGCGAACTGCAGTCCTGCGGAAAAGGCGCAACTTCGAAGCGAAGTGACGTTGTTGTTTCAGCTCCTGCAAGACTGGACGTTCGAGATCGGAAGAGGGTTGCCTCAAAACCGTGACGCCTCTTCATTCTTGGCGAATGTCTACATGCTGCCCATCGACCTTGCGATGCGGGGGAAAGGGTATCGGTATTTCCGATACATGGACGACATCAAGATCATTTGCCCGGATGTCTACGCAGCCCGACGCGCCCTGAAGGACCTGATCGTCGAGTTGAGAGACCGCGGCCTTGCCGTGAACTCCAAAAAGACAACGATCTGCGCTGTAGAAAACGTTGAAGCGGTGAACGATTGTCTTGATGCTGGGAGTCCCGACATCTCGCATTTGGACGCCCTGTGGGCGACTCGCTCGAGACAGGTGGTCGCAAGGTCGTTTCCGCTCCTCAGGCAACTCACTGAACGAGCTCTCCGGGAGGGCGATGGGGAGCGGATCGATACTCGGGAGTTTCGATACTGCATGAATCGAATGGTCATGCTTGCGACCTGTTCGGAGTTTGCGGTTCCCTCAGCCTACTTCGAGCCAGTGACCCGGCTGGTGATCGAGAGACTGGCGGACCATCCGGCTGCAACCGATCAGTTTGTGCGCTATCTGCGCGCGGTTCCGTTGGGCCAGGCTGAGCAGGATGGGGTCGCGCACTACCTCTTGGATGACCATCGCTCACTATACGGCTGGCAGAACTATCGCCTTTGGAAGCTGATGGGACAGCGCGGCTTCGCCAGACCGGATCTGATCGCGAGGGCAAGGACAGTTATCGCAGAGAAGGACGATGGCGCGAGCCGAGCAGGAGCAACCCTCTACCTGGGCTGCCTTGGTGCCGATGAAGACCGTGAACACGTGGCGGCGAGGTTCGGAAGCCTCCGATCTTTCCTTGGGCAGCGAGCGGCTCTAGTCGCTTTGCAGGGAGTGCCATTCGCTCCGGCTATTCGGGACCATGTCGCACCGCATGTTCGCGCCGACCTGCATGGTGTCTACCGGGCACTCAACCGGCGTGAGCGAATTTATTTCTCGCCGTTGGAGTCTACCTCCATCAGTCAGATAATCGATGCGGAGCGGGATTATGCGTGA
- the tnpB gene encoding IS66 family insertion sequence element accessory protein TnpB (TnpB, as the term is used for proteins encoded by IS66 family insertion elements, is considered an accessory protein, since TnpC, encoded by a neighboring gene, is a DDE family transposase.), whose amino-acid sequence MIGLPPGTRVLVATRPVDFRRGAEALAAMAKEVLRQDPFCGTLIIFRAKRADRIKILSWDGTGLCLFWKALDQGAFKWPPISDGVMRLSAAQAGALVEGLDWTRVHAPRTVRPTAVR is encoded by the coding sequence ATGATTGGGTTGCCGCCTGGGACGCGGGTCTTGGTTGCGACTAGGCCAGTGGACTTTCGGCGCGGCGCGGAGGCCTTGGCGGCGATGGCCAAGGAGGTTCTGCGGCAAGATCCGTTCTGCGGAACGCTGATCATCTTCCGGGCCAAACGCGCTGACAGGATCAAGATCCTCAGTTGGGACGGAACGGGTCTTTGCCTGTTCTGGAAGGCCTTGGATCAGGGCGCGTTCAAATGGCCGCCGATCAGCGATGGGGTCATGAGGTTGTCGGCGGCGCAGGCAGGGGCTCTTGTTGAAGGCCTTGATTGGACGCGGGTCCATGCGCCCAGAACGGTCAGGCCGACGGCGGTTCGATGA
- a CDS encoding ATPase domain-containing protein, with translation MSEAKVETRVSTGVPGLDEILGGGLTRDRIYLVEGTPGSGKTTLALQFLLKGRELGESGLYITLSETEPELKAAAASHGWSLDGIDLFELVSEEGLDPDSEQSVLHPSDIELGETTRGVMKQVEETKPLRVVFDSLSEMRLLAQNPLRHRRQILALKHFFATRRCTVLLLDDQTAEDGDLQLHSIAHGVISLRRMTQEYGAQRRQLEVVKMRGIKFRGGFHDFSLDTGGIQVFERLVAADHSATFVQEMVSTGAPGIDALMGGGLSRGTNTLISGPSGVGKTTTSVRCALTALERGETVAYYLFDEGLVTLLARSKALGMDLKPYIDNGRLVVRAIDPAELSPGEFAFHVRDAVERFGARTIVIDSLNAYLQAMPGQKFLLLQMHELLTYLNQQGVVTLLILGQHGFIGEVRSDIDLSYLSDGILLFRFFEAAGSVLTAISAVKSRTAAHEKTIREIRLTEHGIEVGQALTDFQGVMSGLPSYQGKIDMLGEENARPVDA, from the coding sequence ATGTCTGAAGCCAAGGTCGAGACCCGTGTCAGCACTGGAGTGCCCGGGCTTGACGAGATCCTGGGCGGCGGCCTGACGCGCGATCGCATATATCTGGTCGAGGGCACGCCGGGCTCGGGCAAGACCACCCTGGCGCTGCAATTCCTGCTCAAGGGCCGCGAGCTGGGCGAGAGCGGGCTCTACATCACCTTGTCGGAGACCGAACCGGAGCTGAAGGCCGCAGCCGCGAGCCACGGCTGGTCGCTGGACGGTATCGACCTGTTCGAACTGGTCAGTGAAGAGGGCCTGGATCCCGACAGCGAGCAGTCGGTGCTGCACCCGTCCGACATCGAGTTGGGCGAGACCACGCGCGGGGTGATGAAGCAGGTCGAGGAGACCAAGCCGCTACGCGTGGTGTTCGACAGCCTGTCGGAGATGCGGCTGCTGGCCCAGAACCCGCTGCGCCACCGCCGCCAGATTCTGGCGCTGAAGCACTTCTTCGCCACCCGAAGATGTACAGTCCTGTTGCTCGACGACCAGACCGCCGAGGACGGCGACCTGCAACTGCACAGCATCGCCCATGGCGTGATTAGCCTTCGCCGGATGACCCAGGAGTACGGCGCCCAGCGTCGCCAGCTCGAGGTCGTCAAAATGCGGGGCATCAAGTTCCGTGGCGGCTTCCACGACTTCTCGCTCGACACCGGCGGCATCCAGGTGTTCGAGCGCTTGGTGGCGGCCGACCATTCAGCGACCTTTGTCCAGGAGATGGTGTCCACCGGCGCGCCCGGCATCGACGCTCTGATGGGCGGCGGGCTTTCGCGGGGCACCAACACCCTGATCAGCGGCCCATCCGGCGTGGGCAAGACCACTACCTCGGTGCGCTGCGCGCTGACCGCCCTCGAGCGGGGCGAGACCGTCGCCTACTACCTGTTTGACGAAGGCCTTGTAACGCTTCTGGCGCGCTCCAAGGCGTTGGGCATGGACCTGAAGCCCTATATCGACAACGGCCGTCTGGTGGTCCGCGCTATCGATCCGGCCGAACTGTCGCCGGGCGAATTCGCCTTCCACGTTCGTGACGCGGTCGAGCGGTTCGGCGCACGCACCATCGTCATCGACAGTCTCAACGCCTATCTGCAGGCCATGCCCGGGCAGAAGTTCCTGCTGCTGCAGATGCACGAGCTGCTGACCTATCTCAATCAGCAGGGCGTGGTGACTCTGCTGATCCTTGGTCAGCACGGCTTCATCGGCGAGGTCCGCAGCGACATCGATCTCAGCTATCTCAGCGACGGCATCCTGCTGTTCCGCTTCTTCGAGGCCGCCGGCTCGGTGCTGACGGCGATCTCGGCGGTCAAGAGCCGCACGGCCGCCCACGAAAAGACCATCCGCGAGATCCGCCTGACCGAGCACGGCATCGAGGTAGGCCAGGCGCTGACCGATTTCCAGGGCGTGATGTCCGGCCTGCCGTCCTACCAGGGCAAGATTGACATGCTCGGTGAGGAGAATGCTCGGCCGGTTGATGCCTAA
- a CDS encoding Crp/Fnr family transcriptional regulator, with protein sequence MQFKNSFISALSADDFARLSPSMSEIIFRQGQSIYEAGDEVRFIYFPTSAVMSVVTPLLPANGIESETIGHEGVVGLISGLSRLPAPCRAFAQVGGSALQLPASTLRSEIAQSTTLLDLVITHVDLTLAQAQQSAACNATHSGRARLAKWLLMTQDRVGGPQVPLTQEYLSVMLGVRKRGFYPTLCVG encoded by the coding sequence ATGCAATTCAAAAACTCTTTTATCTCAGCGTTGAGCGCTGATGACTTCGCACGCCTTAGCCCATCCATGTCAGAAATCATTTTCAGGCAGGGCCAGTCGATCTACGAAGCGGGGGATGAGGTCCGGTTTATTTACTTCCCTACGTCCGCTGTGATGTCAGTGGTTACACCTCTTCTGCCGGCAAACGGCATTGAGAGCGAGACGATTGGGCACGAAGGTGTCGTGGGCCTAATATCTGGTCTCAGCCGGTTACCAGCCCCTTGTCGTGCATTTGCTCAGGTCGGCGGCTCTGCGCTCCAGTTGCCAGCTAGCACGCTGAGAAGCGAGATCGCGCAAAGTACGACCCTACTGGACTTGGTCATTACGCACGTCGACCTAACCCTTGCCCAAGCGCAGCAATCGGCGGCATGCAACGCCACCCACTCTGGCCGGGCGCGCTTGGCAAAGTGGTTGTTGATGACCCAAGACCGCGTGGGCGGTCCCCAGGTCCCGCTCACCCAGGAGTACCTCTCCGTTATGCTGGGCGTGCGTAAGCGCGGCTTTTACCCCACCTTGTGTGTCGGCTGA
- a CDS encoding PAS domain-containing hybrid sensor histidine kinase/response regulator yields MPKPILILAPRGRDAAVIAETLANVGQASRICADLETLTRMLGDEAGAAILTEEALAQGVTEALTGWLAGQPAWSDFPFIVLVTKQPGKRAHADAERLKAIGNIVLLERPINAETLISAAHSAIRVRHRQYIARDHLYAQSKAEEQLRFALEAGKLGEWDLDVDSGALTTSVATRAHFGHEPDQPLTMAGIEAAVHPEDEALRAGAVDASIARGEDYDVEYRIFWPDGSLHWVQVRGRLNRLQTGEPRRISGISLDITARKTAEAELRLLNETLEERIADSVRDLQRANERLLAEISEREQAQAALVQAQKMDAIGQLTGGIAHDFNNLLTAIVGNIDMIERRSDDERVKRMAANAREGVERATKLTAQLLAFSRSQQLDLQPVEVDALIIGMDDLLTRTLGHTVEVRTALAAGAARAKADANQLELAVLNLAINARDAMGDGGTVTVSSRISDEWHEGLQPGDHIVIAVSDTGHGIPEALLQKVFDPFFTTKSVGKGTGLGLSQVYGIATQSGGTVRIDSTVGVGTTIEIWLPITEAGDRIRPSDIPLNETPLSEGERVLVIDDDLSVRRFLVQCLRSLGYRVTEASGGQEGLARLVEDRPDLMVVDFAMPGMDGAQVARRARQVIPSLGMLLITGYADAGAIRELVNSEAVLRKPFKVSDLAVAVRKALDERAVVVG; encoded by the coding sequence ATGCCTAAGCCGATCCTCATCTTGGCGCCGAGAGGGCGCGACGCAGCGGTGATCGCCGAGACCTTGGCCAATGTCGGTCAAGCCTCACGGATCTGCGCCGACCTCGAGACGCTGACGCGGATGTTGGGCGACGAGGCTGGCGCGGCGATCCTCACCGAGGAGGCGCTGGCTCAAGGCGTCACCGAAGCTCTGACCGGATGGTTGGCTGGCCAGCCCGCCTGGTCGGACTTCCCATTCATTGTCCTGGTCACCAAACAGCCTGGAAAGCGAGCCCACGCTGACGCCGAACGTCTTAAGGCTATCGGCAACATCGTGCTGCTGGAGCGGCCGATCAACGCCGAGACCCTGATCAGCGCCGCTCATTCGGCGATCCGCGTCCGCCATCGCCAATACATCGCCCGCGACCATCTGTACGCCCAGTCCAAGGCCGAGGAGCAACTGCGTTTCGCCCTGGAGGCCGGCAAGCTGGGCGAGTGGGATCTGGATGTCGACAGCGGCGCTCTGACAACTTCGGTGGCGACACGCGCGCATTTCGGACACGAACCGGATCAGCCCCTGACCATGGCCGGTATCGAGGCCGCCGTGCATCCGGAAGACGAGGCTCTGCGCGCGGGCGCTGTGGACGCTTCCATCGCGCGTGGTGAGGACTACGACGTCGAGTATCGGATCTTCTGGCCGGACGGCTCGCTGCACTGGGTGCAGGTGCGCGGTCGACTTAACCGACTTCAGACCGGCGAACCGCGCCGGATATCGGGGATCAGCCTCGACATCACCGCCCGCAAGACCGCCGAGGCGGAGCTGCGGCTGCTCAACGAGACGCTTGAAGAGCGCATCGCCGACAGCGTTCGCGATCTCCAGCGCGCCAACGAGCGCCTGCTGGCCGAAATCAGCGAGCGTGAGCAGGCCCAGGCCGCGCTGGTCCAAGCCCAGAAGATGGACGCCATCGGCCAGCTGACCGGCGGCATCGCCCACGACTTCAACAACCTGCTGACCGCCATCGTCGGCAATATCGACATGATCGAGCGGCGCAGCGACGACGAGCGGGTCAAGCGTATGGCCGCCAACGCTCGCGAAGGCGTGGAGCGCGCCACCAAGCTGACCGCTCAACTCCTGGCTTTCTCGCGCAGCCAGCAGTTGGACTTGCAGCCGGTGGAGGTCGATGCGCTGATCATCGGCATGGACGATCTGCTGACCCGGACCCTGGGCCACACCGTCGAGGTGCGCACGGCGCTGGCCGCCGGCGCGGCGCGGGCCAAGGCCGACGCCAACCAACTGGAACTGGCGGTGCTGAACCTGGCCATCAACGCCCGCGACGCCATGGGCGACGGCGGCACGGTGACCGTCTCCAGCCGGATCTCCGACGAGTGGCACGAGGGTCTGCAGCCCGGCGACCACATCGTGATCGCCGTAAGCGACACCGGCCACGGCATTCCCGAGGCGCTACTGCAGAAGGTGTTCGACCCCTTCTTCACCACCAAGAGCGTGGGCAAGGGCACAGGACTGGGCCTCAGCCAGGTCTATGGCATCGCCACCCAGTCGGGCGGCACCGTGCGGATCGACAGCACCGTCGGCGTCGGCACGACGATCGAGATTTGGCTGCCGATCACCGAGGCCGGCGATCGTATCCGACCCAGCGACATACCGCTGAACGAGACCCCGCTCAGCGAAGGCGAGCGCGTCCTGGTGATCGACGACGATCTCAGCGTCCGCCGTTTCCTGGTCCAGTGCCTGCGATCGCTGGGCTACCGCGTCACCGAAGCGTCGGGTGGGCAGGAGGGATTGGCGCGCCTGGTCGAGGATCGGCCCGACCTGATGGTCGTCGACTTTGCCATGCCAGGCATGGACGGCGCCCAGGTCGCCAGGCGGGCGCGGCAGGTCATTCCGTCCCTCGGCATGCTGCTGATCACCGGCTATGCCGACGCTGGCGCGATCCGCGAGCTAGTCAATTCCGAAGCCGTTCTGCGCAAGCCATTCAAGGTCAGCGATCTAGCTGTGGCTGTTCGGAAAGCGCTGGACGAGCGCGCTGTCGTCGTAGGTTAG
- a CDS encoding DNA polymerase, whose product MRDAAVLAYLPDPFGLERAEFFLSEAAGQSRRVAAAEVAETAVPIVTVEAARLITELRSLGVAPPPDLIDLGEALRLLRGKAKNDGGAKAADPWRMLKQTASGEPSEAATASFQKMFVSETEWPGEAERLAVAEQVLAVLRAAWHAALDELDDCGELQRFDGVERPVAQVFYGRQSAGISVDLAKIDTLISVADREKYTAYNRIAETLGVSPSGLTFRNVGPWLERTDAAHLTPHVSAANFEEYVRLAATYSTFAAQLVTLVRATRDLRALARLRGDAAGVVRPEFQIMGTVTGRILVSNPALQQMRRSYRDVLTAGPGKRLAYLDFAQFEPGILGSLAADRQFLERYNAGDIYRELAIALFNTADRRDVAKRMFLSFSYGMSPDRIVDILGGGARAETLAAFQAFVSEFPGLMRFRKAMEDALQQSGHVETALGNRRYRTSNGELRHDERRWAASQAVQGTASLIFKEAVLRLTEQLGAQVVMLPMHDALLLELPEETYDADVEVAEHAMLSALHNRCPGVSGRVVVADHF is encoded by the coding sequence ATGCGTGATGCCGCTGTTCTCGCATACCTCCCTGACCCGTTCGGCTTGGAGCGGGCCGAATTCTTCCTGTCCGAGGCGGCGGGCCAGTCCCGCCGGGTCGCAGCGGCTGAGGTAGCTGAAACTGCAGTCCCGATAGTGACTGTAGAAGCTGCCCGCTTGATTACTGAACTCCGTTCGCTGGGGGTCGCTCCACCTCCGGACCTCATCGATCTCGGCGAAGCGCTCCGCCTTCTGCGCGGTAAGGCCAAGAACGACGGGGGAGCCAAAGCTGCTGATCCATGGCGCATGTTGAAGCAGACTGCCTCAGGGGAGCCGTCCGAGGCAGCCACCGCGTCGTTTCAAAAGATGTTTGTTTCTGAGACGGAATGGCCCGGCGAAGCAGAGCGTTTAGCAGTCGCTGAACAGGTGCTCGCCGTGCTTAGAGCAGCATGGCACGCGGCTCTCGACGAGCTGGACGATTGCGGAGAGCTGCAGCGCTTTGATGGCGTTGAACGTCCGGTAGCGCAGGTTTTTTACGGTCGCCAGAGCGCCGGGATCAGCGTGGACCTAGCGAAAATCGATACCCTGATCTCGGTCGCTGACCGCGAAAAATACACCGCCTACAATCGCATCGCCGAGACTTTGGGCGTCAGCCCGTCTGGACTGACCTTCCGCAACGTGGGGCCTTGGCTGGAGCGGACCGATGCAGCCCATCTTACTCCGCACGTCTCGGCGGCAAACTTCGAAGAATACGTTCGCTTGGCGGCGACATATTCCACTTTCGCAGCCCAGCTTGTCACCTTGGTACGGGCGACCCGCGATCTCCGTGCCTTGGCTAGATTGCGAGGAGACGCTGCAGGTGTAGTTCGGCCAGAGTTCCAGATCATGGGAACGGTGACAGGACGGATCCTCGTCTCAAACCCCGCCCTTCAGCAGATGCGCCGCAGTTATCGGGACGTTCTCACCGCCGGGCCTGGGAAACGCTTGGCCTATCTCGATTTCGCGCAGTTTGAGCCTGGTATCCTTGGATCCCTCGCAGCGGATCGGCAGTTTCTGGAGAGATACAACGCCGGCGACATTTACCGCGAACTCGCCATCGCTCTATTCAACACTGCTGATCGGAGAGATGTCGCCAAGCGAATGTTCCTGTCGTTCAGCTATGGGATGTCGCCTGACAGGATTGTAGACATCCTCGGCGGTGGGGCGCGGGCGGAGACTCTAGCCGCCTTTCAGGCGTTCGTTTCGGAGTTCCCAGGCTTGATGCGCTTCCGCAAGGCGATGGAAGACGCACTTCAGCAATCAGGCCACGTGGAGACGGCGCTGGGAAATCGCCGATACCGCACGAGCAACGGTGAGCTGCGGCACGACGAGCGGCGCTGGGCCGCCAGCCAAGCAGTGCAAGGAACAGCCTCGCTGATTTTCAAGGAGGCGGTCCTTCGATTGACTGAGCAACTCGGAGCGCAGGTTGTGATGCTGCCCATGCATGATGCGCTCCTGCTGGAGCTTCCCGAAGAGACCTATGATGCCGACGTTGAGGTCGCAGAACACGCAATGCTTTCGGCGCTCCACAACCGTTGTCCGGGAGTCAGTGGTCGAGTGGTCGTTGCCGATCACTTCTGA
- a CDS encoding site-specific integrase has product MAQFDLFLPPKRPWNTGRIIGPKPPFKPRHIWGIRQQLKANGRVRDLAMFNCAIDAKLRGCDLVKLRVSDVAPGGALRARATIIQQKTGQPVPFEITEPTRDALAVWLKARGRRKDDWLFPSRSRPGDHVSTRQYARLVDKWVSMIELEPRAYGTHSLRRTKVALIYKKTGNLRACQLLLGHRKLESTVRYLGIEVDDALEMSEQIDL; this is encoded by the coding sequence ATGGCTCAATTTGACCTCTTCCTTCCACCAAAACGTCCTTGGAACACTGGCCGCATCATCGGCCCTAAGCCGCCGTTCAAGCCCAGACACATCTGGGGGATACGACAACAGCTAAAGGCGAACGGGCGAGTCCGCGATCTCGCCATGTTCAATTGCGCCATCGACGCCAAGCTCAGGGGCTGTGACTTGGTGAAGCTACGTGTCAGCGATGTGGCGCCAGGCGGGGCGCTGCGAGCGCGCGCCACGATCATCCAGCAGAAGACCGGGCAGCCGGTTCCGTTCGAGATCACCGAGCCCACCAGAGACGCCTTGGCGGTTTGGCTGAAAGCGCGTGGACGGCGCAAGGACGACTGGCTGTTTCCCAGCCGCAGTCGACCAGGCGATCACGTCAGCACGCGGCAGTACGCCCGACTTGTCGATAAGTGGGTGTCGATGATTGAGCTCGAACCCCGGGCTTACGGCACGCATAGCCTCCGCCGCACAAAGGTGGCGCTGATCTACAAGAAGACCGGCAACCTGCGCGCATGCCAACTGCTACTTGGACACAGGAAGCTCGAGAGCACGGTCCGATACCTTGGCATCGAGGTCGATGACGCGTTGGAGATGTCCGAGCAGATCGATCTCTAG
- a CDS encoding IS66 family transposase — protein sequence METVCDALPGDMDALRAEVLALRAERAELQIENVRLGANVTHLEHLLAQLRRLKFGRGSEKLDPEQLQLALEDIEQAIAEAQAEGEKASPSLKAERTRERRENRPSLPSDLPVVEVVIEPQSIACPCCAGGMHKIGEETSRRLDIVPAVHRVLVTRRPKYACRACEGQIVQAPTPARLIQGGLPTEALVAQVLVNKYADHVPLYRQSQALARQGIVIDRSTLAFWVGYAAAELKPLWWLMRKMLLGSARLFADETTAPVLDPGRGRTKVSYLWAIARDDRPWGGQEPPAVVYTYAPGRGTEHALELLKDFSGVIQVDGYSAYKALAKARGNSILLSHCWTHFRRRFYDLVKAGSAPIATEALVRIAQLYAVEADVRGQAPEIRKAARQSRSKIMVDDLKVWLTDQLKSLPGSSKTAEAIRYGLRHWDGLCRFLDDGHLEMDTNTVERAMRPIALNRKNALFAGSDEGGHTWACIATFIECCKLSGVNPQAYLTDVLTKLVNQWPNSRLDELTPWAWKASNPTP from the coding sequence ATGGAAACGGTTTGCGACGCTTTGCCGGGGGACATGGACGCGCTGCGCGCCGAGGTTCTGGCCCTGCGCGCCGAGCGGGCCGAACTTCAGATCGAAAACGTCAGGCTGGGGGCCAACGTCACCCACCTTGAGCATTTGCTCGCCCAGTTGCGCCGCCTGAAATTTGGCCGCGGCTCGGAGAAGCTGGATCCAGAACAGCTCCAGCTGGCGCTTGAGGATATCGAGCAAGCGATCGCCGAGGCCCAGGCTGAGGGCGAGAAGGCCTCGCCCAGCCTGAAGGCCGAGCGCACGCGCGAGCGGCGTGAAAATCGTCCGTCCTTGCCCAGCGACCTGCCTGTGGTCGAGGTGGTGATCGAGCCACAGAGCATCGCCTGCCCGTGCTGCGCGGGCGGTATGCACAAGATCGGCGAAGAGACGTCGCGTCGGCTCGACATTGTCCCCGCCGTGCACCGCGTTCTGGTCACGCGCCGCCCGAAATACGCCTGCCGCGCTTGCGAGGGCCAGATCGTCCAAGCTCCGACCCCGGCCCGGCTGATCCAGGGTGGGCTGCCGACCGAGGCCCTGGTCGCCCAGGTGCTGGTCAACAAATACGCCGACCACGTCCCTCTCTATCGGCAGTCCCAGGCTCTGGCCCGGCAGGGCATCGTGATTGACCGCTCGACCCTGGCCTTCTGGGTTGGCTACGCCGCCGCCGAGTTGAAGCCGCTCTGGTGGTTGATGCGCAAGATGCTGCTGGGTTCAGCCAGGCTGTTCGCCGATGAGACGACCGCACCGGTCCTGGACCCAGGGCGAGGTCGAACCAAGGTCAGTTATCTTTGGGCGATCGCCCGGGACGATAGGCCCTGGGGCGGGCAGGAGCCGCCGGCGGTCGTCTATACCTATGCGCCTGGGCGCGGGACCGAGCATGCCCTGGAACTTCTGAAGGACTTCTCCGGCGTCATCCAAGTGGATGGTTATAGCGCCTACAAGGCCTTGGCAAAGGCGCGGGGCAACAGCATCCTGCTCTCCCACTGCTGGACCCATTTTAGGCGGCGCTTCTACGATCTGGTCAAAGCCGGCTCGGCGCCGATCGCGACCGAGGCTCTGGTCAGGATCGCTCAGCTCTATGCCGTGGAGGCCGATGTTCGTGGCCAGGCGCCTGAAATCCGCAAGGCCGCTCGGCAAAGCCGCAGCAAGATCATGGTCGATGACCTCAAGGTCTGGCTTACCGATCAGCTCAAGTCTCTGCCCGGAAGCTCCAAGACCGCAGAGGCCATCCGTTATGGCCTGCGTCATTGGGACGGCCTATGCCGGTTCCTCGACGATGGGCATCTGGAGATGGACACCAATACGGTCGAGAGAGCGATGCGACCCATCGCCCTCAATCGGAAAAATGCCCTGTTCGCCGGTTCCGACGAGGGCGGCCACACCTGGGCCTGCATCGCCACCTTCATCGAGTGCTGCAAGCTCTCGGGCGTCAATCCGCAGGCCTACCTGACCGACGTCCTCACCAAGCTCGTCAATCAATGGCCCAATAGCCGCCTGGATGAGCTCACGCCATGGGCATGGAAAGCTTCCAACCCCACGCCCTGA